In Pararge aegeria chromosome 5, ilParAegt1.1, whole genome shotgun sequence, one DNA window encodes the following:
- the LOC120623941 gene encoding uncharacterized protein LOC120623941, which translates to MGHNRRGVKVYEQKFKKRMQRKTSENDVVMLQDVKDVVLFTAPSSILSPAVINMLHLPTTERFLRALILCCQYYLQIWEVMSLRTIELETKIPTDRSKKIELNYREDLEDLRLLVAKEYCIIISGGEEYTKYHHMDKEKKQSMSKKEATLFETIICISIQIVWIALGRKYYNQIELEINRMLKSDIYNSAEHKRDTKYLSKMNPRERLVLVGHCMHVGKKLNTRSPLMNEVFCDRNIGFRLYGLGALQYSRLNTRLRYLESILSDPEHTFGNVGITLGIIGIQRAKFDIMLRELSMAASTSGSSSSIRQSISRSSRVSRVSRVMSRRSTVTAVPKKLYPDICIPEKGPESLPDQFPRKMLPKLSRHARNKSYNVPPYDHEPEATCACLNTSNLAV; encoded by the exons ATGGGACACAACAGACGAGGAGTTAAAGTTTATGAG caaaaatttaaaaaacgcatGCAAAGAAAGACCTCTGAAAATGACGTCGTTATGCTTCAG GACGTGAAGGATGTGGTGTTATTTACCGCGCCGAGCTCAATATTGTCTCCAGCCGTGATAAACATGTTACACCTGCCCACCACTGAGCGGTTTTTACGAGCTTTAATATTGTGCTGCCAGTACTATCTACAG ATATGGGAAGTAATGAGTCTACGTACCATAGAACTGGAGACCAAAATACCTACGGACAGAAGCAAAAAGATTGAGTTAAATTATCGAGAGGATCTAGAAGATTTGCGCTTACTTGTCGCTAAAGAGTATTGCATTATTATTTCGG GTGGAGAAGAATACACCAAATACCATCACATggataaagaaaaaaagcaaTCTATGTCTAAAAAAGAAGCAACATTATTTGAAACGATAATCTGTATCTCTATTCAAATCGTATGGATTGCTCTCGGTCGAAAGTACTACAATCAGATCg AACTCGAAATAAATCGAATGCTAAAGTCCGATATTTACAATTCAGCGGAACACAAGCGtgatacaaaatatctatctaaAATGAATCCGAGAGAACGTTTAGTTCTCGTTGGGCACTGCATGCATGTCGGAAAAAAACTGAACACGCGCTCTCCTCTGATGAACGAGGTGTTCTGCGATCGAAACATTGGTTTTCGATTGTACGGACTCGGAGCGTTGCAATATTCCAG GTTGAATACCCGACTGAGATATTTAGAAAGTATTTTGTCTGACCCGGAACATACTTTTGGAAATGTAGGCATAACTCTAGGCATAATTGGTATACAGCGCGCTAAATTTGACATTATGCTGAGGGAATTAAGTATGGCAGCCAGCACCAGTGGGTCCTCATCTAGCATACGGCAATCAATATCACG aagttCAAGAGTATCAAGAGTTTCAAGAGTGATGTCGCGCAGAAGTACAGTTACAGCGGTACCGAAAAAGCTCTATCCAGATATTTGCATCCCAGAAAAAGGACC ggAATCTCTGCCAGATCAATTCCCTCGCAAAATGCTCCCAAAACTCTCCA gacatgcaaggaacaagtcctaCAACGTACCGCCCTATGACCATGAACCTGAGGCCACGTGTGCCTGTCTTAACACCAGCAACCTCGCCGTTTAG